The Moorena producens PAL-8-15-08-1 genomic interval AATAAAATCACTAATGACTATTTGGGTAAACGAGCAGATTGATCCATCGGGTCTTCTATACTCTTGTATTGCCACTTGCAACGAAGAGCAGGCGAGGGATTGCCACGAGTCGTTTCAGAATAACTTGACTGATCAGCAAAAAGCAGCGGGTTGGGTTGCCCGATTACGCACAGTTAAGTCTTGGGATGAAGTGCCCGTTAATACATTGAAACTTAATTAGATCAAATGAGAATTAAGAATTAAGAATTAAGAATTAAGAATTAAGAATTAAGAATTGAGAATTAAGAATTAAGAATTGAGAATTAAGAATTGAGAATTGAGAATTGAGAATTGAGAATTAAGAATTGAGAATTATAGATTCTTTATACATTCTGCATTCTACATTCGCGCATTCTACATTCTGCATACTGACTTTCTAAGCCCAAGATCTATTTGGGCTTGGGCAGTCGTAGCAAGTTCGAACGGATTGGACCGAGAATCTGGTTTAGCTCACGCAATTGATCAGCTGTGCCCATACAAATCAGTAGGTCTCGTGACATGAGTTTAGTGTCACCGTCTGGTCCAGCAATCAGACGACCGGAATCCCGGCGAATTGCTAAGACCATAGCACCAGTTTGCGATCGCAGTCGGGCTTCCCTGAGGGTTTTGCCCACGCAAGGACAGGTTTCGGGGTCTAGCAGAAACTCTTCCATATAAAAAGAGCTATCAGTTCCGGTTAGAATCCCATCCACAAAATCCATGACTTGGGGTCTAAGGGCTGCAGCTGCCAAGCGTCTACCACCAGTGATGTAGGGAGAAACTACAGCATCTGCACCAGCTCGCTGCAATTTTTGAACAGCTTCTTCAGAGCTAGCACGAGCGATGGCTCGAATTCGGGGATTGAGGGTTTTGGCAGACAAGATAATATAGAGATTTTCGGCATCTGAGGGCAGGGCAGCCACCAGACAAATTGCCCGTTCAATCCCCACATTTAGCAGAGTTTCATCCAAGGTAGCATCTCCGTGTACAGAAATACAACCCATATCCTGGACAGCTTGAACCTGTTCCAATCGGGAGTCAATTGTCACAAATGGGATTCCCTCAGCCTTAAATTCTACAGCAATCTGACGCCCAGTCCGTCCAAACCCACACAAAATGTAGTGTTTCGTCAAACTATCTAGCAAGCGCTTCTGTTGCCTCATGCGAATTCCATCTTGAAAGTAGCCTTGAATTAGGGCTTCTGTAAACCGGTTAACAATGTAACCGATACTAATAATGCCCATAAAAATCAGAGAAATGCTGAATAGTCTTGCCCGATCTCCCATCGGCCGTACTTCTTGATAGCCCACTGTCGAAAGCGTGATTACCGTCATGTAGGCTGAATCCAACCAGCCCCAGCCTTCAACCACCCGATACCACAGAGTTCCAATCAGAAATACACCCCCGAGAGTGATCGCACCGGCAATCAGCTCTTGGCGAAGACGTCGATATTTTTGCTCAAGGGTTGAATACACCGTTGCTTGTCATGGGTTAATTTAACTTATTACCTAGAGAAAATTCAGGTCAAACTGGCAACACCGAAAGCTGACACTGGTTTTTAATATTACATATATAAATATGATTAAGTTTATTGCTTTGCTATCGGTATAGTTCACAGATATAGTTCACAGATATAGCAGTTCTAAATGATTTCAAAAATATAGTGCCCTGATCGAACGCGATCGCGTCGGCTGTGGCCTTAGGCCACGCTGCGCGATCGCTTAATCGCTATAACCCTTGCCCAGCAAGGATTAAATAGTTTGCAAATTTTAAAACTGATTTAGTATTGCTATATAATTTACAGATATAATTTACAGATATAATTTACAGATATAATTTACAGATAGAGTTCACAAATAGAGTTCACAAATAGAGTTCACAAATAGAGTTCACAGATATAGTAAAGTGTTCAAGACATATGAAACCAGGCGGTCAATGCGACTGCCAAGGCATCTGCTAAATCATCTGGTTTGGGGATGGTGTCTAAATTTAACTCCCGCATAACAGCCTGCTGAACGTCATATTTATCGGCATTACCATATCCGGTCATTGCCTGCTTAATCTGACCCGGTGTAAACTCTACCATTGGAACTCCATGTTGTGCTGTTACTAATACCACAACACCCCGTGCCTGAGCTACGGAGATCGTAGTACTCATACGGTAGAAAAAAAGTTTTTCAATCGCTACCAGATCCGGTTGGCAGTGTTCAAGCAGGGTGTGTAAATCCTCGTAAATCGTACACAGTCGTGAGCCGTAATCAGTCTTGGCAGGGGTTTGGATGATACCAAAATCTATCAACTGCAATGGTTCAGGGGTTGCCTGTATTGGTGACTGGCTAGAACGCTTTGGCACTCCTAAGGAGCCTTCTGTTTTTCCTAACTTACTAATTTGGGTTGTTTGGCAACTAATTGCGCCAAAACCTAAAGTAGCTAGTCCTGGGTCAATTCCCAAAATTCGCTTTTCCATCTGGCTCACTACAGTTAATCCCTTTCCAGTCTAATCACTAGATTAGGTTAATGGTGTTAGTGCTATCAGCCCTAGTACCTAGGCTAGCGCACAGCATTAAGTCAAGAGCTCTGACCAGCTACACCAAATACGAGAATCACAACAGAAGTTTGGCATAGCTGACTACTTGGGATTATTCTGTTTCACCCCTTATTTTTTTGGGTTAAGCGACTACTCTCATACCCTAAATGGCAACTCAACCGACCTCAGCACTTTCAGTATATCCACGAGTAAATTCTGATCATAACGTCTAGGTACCGGATATTGTATTAATCACACCTTAGCCTAATTATCTGAAACTGTCGTGATCAGTACCAGCTTCATAGTGAATTCACCATTGAGGTGCGACCCAAGGGCGATTTATTCGCCCATTGGAAAGCGCACCTTGATCAGTAATATCAATGGAAACCGCTATACCAGCAAGGGTGAGCGGCTATGTGAATCACGCGCTTTTCACACGAAGGTTTGATTAGGCAAAGAAAGTACCAATCTGACAGGCACTTCCGGAGCCTTAGCCGTTCCTCACTACATGCATCGCCTCCTTGTCAAGTGCTGGAGTTCGACCAGCAATGTCTATCCAGCTTTTGTACTTACCATACTCAGTGTAGTTATGTCCTCAATCAGTCTTTTCAAAAGAGCTCTACGTACCCTACAAAATGAATCGAGAGGTCGAATTCCTCAGCGGGTCAACCGTTGGTTTAAGTGGTTAGCCCCTGGATTACTGGTGAAGCGTTGGATACTTTTAAGTGCTGGTGGTGTAGTGCTAACAAGTTTGGGATTAGCGATTTGGGTAAAGCTGACTCCAGTTTTTTACATCATTAAATTCACAGCGCAAGTTTTAGAGAAAATTACCACCATTATTCCTAACCATGTCTCTGGTCCAATTGCGCTGATCTTGGGTCTGCTTTTTATCTTCTGGGGGCAAACCCGGACGGTAGGATCAATTACGGAAGTTTTAAAACCCGACCACGATCGAAAACTGATTGATGTGCTGATGGATCATCGTCGGTTAAACCGGGGACCGAAAATTGTAGTCATTGGGGGTGGCACTGGTCTTTCTAGCTTACTTAGAGGACTAAAGGTTTATAGTGCTAATATCACTGCTATTGTTACGGTAGCTGATGATGGGGGTTCCAGTGGACGATTGCGACGGGAAATTGGAGTGTTACCACCGGGGGATATTCGTCACTGTTTAACAGCACTGGCAGACCAAGAAAAGTTGTTAACCGAACTGTTTGAATACCGTTTTAGAGCTGGTAGTGGTTTAGTCGGTCACAGTTTTGGAAACCTTTTCCTGACCGCAATGAGTGATATTACTGGCGATCTAGAACAAGCTGTTGCCGCTAGTTCTCAGGTATTAGCAGTGCGAGGAAGAGTCTTGCCAGCGACCCTAACTGATGTTAGCCTTTGGGCTGAATTAGCTGATGGACGTCGCATCGAAGGAGAGTCTAATATTACTGAAGCTCGGGGAGTGATCAAAAAAATTGGTTGTACTCCCGAACATCCACCTGCTTTACCAGCAGCACTCAAGGCAATTCAGCAAGCTGATTATATTATAATAGGACCCGGTAGCCTCTATACCAGCATTATTCCCAATCTGTTGGTGCCAGAAATTACCGATGCGATCGCAGCTCGCTTGATACCCCGCATCTACGTTTGTAATATCATGACCCAGCCAGGAGAAACTGATGGATATAGTGTCTCTGACCATATCAAAACTATTGATGAAGCCTGTGGAAAAAGGCTATTTAACGCGGTACTGGTGAATCGAAAATACCCCTCAGCTGGGTCACTAATTAAGTATGCTCAAGTTAAGTCTCATCCAGTGTTTCTGGATCGAGAAGAAACTTCTAAATTAGGGCGTCGCATTGTAGTGACCAATGTAATGTATGAAGATGAGGAAACTCATTTAGTGCGGCACAATTCGGAAAGGCTGGCACGGGTTTTATTACGATGGTATAGTCGAGCACATGCGTGAGATTTGGTGAGTGCGAGGAAAATTTTTAAAGGAAAATAAAAGCTGAGATATTAACTCAGAATAACTATTATTCGAGGTACTCTATTGCTAAATAACTAATGACAAAAATTTTTCTAGCTGATGCTAAAGCAACGCGATCGCTAGGTGTGGAATTGGGTAAATCTCTGCCAGCTAGTAGCATCATTTTGTTGGAGGGAGACTTAGGGGCTGGCAAAACAACCCTAGTTCAGGGTATTGGTGAGGGACTAGGCATAACTGATGCCATTGTTAGTCCCACCTTTACTCTGATCAATGAGTATACAGAGGGACGTATCCCCCTGTATCACCTCGATTTGTACCGCTTATCCACCTCAGAAGTAGAGTCATTAAACCCAGAACACTACTGGGAGGCAATTGAGGTTGCTCCGGGAATTGTGGCAATCGAGTGGGCTGAACGTCTACACTATTTGCCACCCAGTTATCTACATCTAAGACTAACCTATTCCCACGACGGTGGACGTCAGGCTCAATTCACCTGTAACGGTAAGTTTGATTTAACTTGGCTGTTGGATAGGTTATCTGGTTGTTCGCCCTTGGCCTCCAGTGTAGAGTAGGGTGAAACTTAGTGGGATTGAGGTTGACCAAAAATTTGGGTCAACTTTAATTTTTTCCCACTTCCGCTTAAATCCTATTATTTGTTTAACTGGTAAAGGTTAAAGCTTCACCTCGCACGTCTGTGTTCAATTTTCCTCTGTCGTAGACTACTTGACCACCAACAATGGTCATCACTGGCCATCCGGTTAAGTTCCAACCTTCAAAAGGACTCCAGCCGCATTTGCTTAAAAGTTCTTCCCGTAACACTGGGTGGTAAGTTTCCAAATCTACCAATACCAAATCCGCATCATAGCCAGGAGCGATCGCACCTTTGTTGGGAATTCCATAGGCCTTAGCAACTGCTGTAGACATCCAGTGAGATACTTGAGGCACACTACACCGTCCCTCTATGGCTTGAGTCAGCATCAGTGGTAGAGATGTTTCTACTCCAGGCATTCCCGAAGGAGTGTGGGGGTAACCTTTCGCTTTTTCCTCCAAGGTATGAGGAGCATGGTCTGTGGCGATAAAATCGATCACGCCATCGAGTAGAGCTTGCCAAAGAACTTCGTTGTCATGGTGGGAGCGCAAAGGCGGATTCATCTGTGCCAGGGTACCAATCTCTGCATAGGCATCGGTATTTAGTAATAAGTGCTGGGGAGTCACTTCCGCCGTCACCCAGCTAGGTTTGTCTTCCCTAAGCAATTCAGCTTCTTCAGCGGTGGATAGGTGCAATATATGCAACCGCCGCTGATATTTTTTAGACAACTTCAGGGCTAACTTGGTGGCATTAAGAGCAGCTTGATTGTCCTGAATCTTAGAGTGAACAGCAGGGTCAGTAATGCCAGCAAATTCCTTACGTCGCTGATTAATTCTAGCTTGGTCTTCCGCGTGTACTGCAATTAAGCGATTGTACTTCCGAGAACCTTCGCTAAAACCTTCAGCAAAAATTGGTTCTATCACTGCTTCATGATCTACCAAGAGTGCACCATGAGCTGAACCCATGAATATCTTAATCCCACAAGTCGGCTGGGCATTGTGCAAATCTGGCTGATTTGCTGGTGTTGCACCGATAAAAAAGCCATAATTAACTAAACACTTATCTGCCGCTCGCTTGAGCTTGTCATCCAGTGGGGCTTGGGTTGTCGTTGGAGGACGAGTATTCGGCATCTCTAAAAAGGACGTTACTCCACCCTTGGCACAGGCACAACTGGCAGTAAATAAGTCTTCCTTATGTTCTAGACCTGGTTCCCGAAAATGGACTTGGGGATCAATTACCCCTGGCAACAAAGTTAAGCCAGTAGCGTCTATTTCTTTATATGCCGTAACGTCCGTTGGCACTGGGATGTCTGGGGCAACCTGAACAATCCTTCGACCGCAGGTGTGGATATCCCCCAGTAAAAATTCACCAGAGGGCAATAGAATACGAGCATGGCGGATAAACAAGCAAAAGTCAGACAACATAGGAGGATGTTAAAATTTGACAGTGTCCCTGCTCGGTGTCTAGGTAGATACAGTAGATACAAACCTGAGATATAGCTAAATACAGACAACCGCAGCTAACCTACCACCATGGCACAAATAAACAGGGTTGTCCTGCCAAATTGACATTATTGACAAAACTTTACATAATCTTGATTTAGGCTCCCCTACTAACTTGAAATTTTTAAGATCTAGCTACAAAACCCCAAAGGTTTAAATTTGCTGTTAAATTTGCTGATAATTTCCCAATCAGCTATTTGTTGAAATTTCCTCAATCTTGTGTATCGGTAGTAGTTGAATGGATATGAGTCGTGTACCAGATAAAAGACCAGAAAAAAAACCTACACAGCCTTCTAAAGACAATGCTTGGGTAGAAGGGATTAAAACGATTACCTTGAGTGCTGTTCTTGCCTTTGGGATTCGCACGTTTGTGGCAGAAGCGCGATACATCCCATCAGGATCAATGCTACCGACATTACAGATTAATGACCGCCTAATTATTGATAAGTTAAGTTATCGCTTTTTCCAAGACCCACAACGAGGAGAAATTGTGGTATTTGCTCCCACTGAAAGGCTGAAAGAGCAAAATTTCAAAGATGCTTTTATCAAGCGCGTAATTGGGTTACCCGGTGACAAAGTTTTGGTTAAAAATGGTCGAGTTTATATCAATGATCAAGAAATAGAGGAAAAGTATATCGAAGAAGCACCACAGTACGATTTTGGACCGGCAACAGTACCAGCAGATCAATACCTAGTACTGGGAGATAACCGTAACAATAGTTACGACTCTCACCACTGGGGCTTTGTCCCTCGTGACAAAATTATCGGTCGTGCGGTAGTGCGGTTTTGGCCGTTAAATCGGATGGGGAAATTGAAACCAAATCCGAGTTACCCTGAAGGGTTGAATCAGCCAACTGGCTTATGAAGTCTCAGTACTTCATAGTTCATATTTTTTCCGATTTTCTGGACACCAAGTTTGCACAACACGACCAATTAATTCTTGCCCTAGCCAGGGGGTATTACTAGAAAGGGATTTGAGGTTTTTTTGGTGAACAATCCAAGGGGATTGAGGATTGAATAAGACTAACTCAGCGGATTGACCAGGAGCAGTGCTAGGGGGGTCTTGCTGTAGACAAATAGCAGGATTTGTGCTAAGACTTTTCCAAAGTTCTAAGGCTGACCAATCCCCTGTCTCGACTAGAGTATGCCAGAGTAGGGGTAGGACTAGCTCTAAACCAATCACTCCTGGTGGTGCTTCCGCAAAGGCAACGGTTTTTTCTTCATAAGTGTAGGGAGCGTGGTCAATTGCGATCGCATCAATAATCCCCTCCCGAACACCTCGGATCAGTGCAGCTTGGTCAACTGGATTTCCCAACGGCGGTTCCAAGCGCAAATTGGAGTTGTAACTGCATAAGTCTTCAGTATTGAGCAATAGATGCATCCAAGTGGTACTGGCTGTTACTGGCAATCCCGCTGCTTTGGCTGATTCAATCAATTGGACAGCGCGACTGGTGGAGATACGCATCAGATGGACTGGCGTGCCAGTTGTTGCTACGACTTCTAATAAGGCAGCGATAGCGGATGATTCTGCGATCGCAGGATTCCCTGGTAAACCCAAACCAATCGACTGGATACCTTCTCGCATCACTCCCCCATTTGCCAACTTAGGGTCACAAGCCCAAAGTGCTACTGGTTTACCCAAGGGTTGTAGGTATTCCAACAACCGTCGAACTAGCCCTAAATTACATAAAGGACCTTCATCCGTAAAGCCCACTACTCCCCCTAAAGCTAGTTCGGCTAATTCAGTCATTTGCTGTCCTTGTAACCCGATGGTGAAGGCACCCCAGTGATAGAGTTGAGGTGAGGAAGGGGGGAGGGTCAGATAGGGAGAGTTTTGGAGTTCTTGCCGTTGTGCTAAAACAGCAGCATTGTCTAGGGGGGGGTTAGTGTCAGGCAAAATGGCTAAGCGAGTAAAGCCTCCATTTGCCGCTGCTGCCAGTAGTGAAGACCAGGTTTCCCGCTGCTCA includes:
- a CDS encoding glycogen debranching protein, which encodes MTIWVNEQIDPSGLLYSCIATCNEEQARDCHESFQNNLTDQQKAAGWVARLRTVKSWDEVPVNTLKLN
- a CDS encoding potassium channel family protein, coding for MYSTLEQKYRRLRQELIAGAITLGGVFLIGTLWYRVVEGWGWLDSAYMTVITLSTVGYQEVRPMGDRARLFSISLIFMGIISIGYIVNRFTEALIQGYFQDGIRMRQQKRLLDSLTKHYILCGFGRTGRQIAVEFKAEGIPFVTIDSRLEQVQAVQDMGCISVHGDATLDETLLNVGIERAICLVAALPSDAENLYIILSAKTLNPRIRAIARASSEEAVQKLQRAGADAVVSPYITGGRRLAAAALRPQVMDFVDGILTGTDSSFYMEEFLLDPETCPCVGKTLREARLRSQTGAMVLAIRRDSGRLIAGPDGDTKLMSRDLLICMGTADQLRELNQILGPIRSNLLRLPKPK
- the ruvC gene encoding crossover junction endodeoxyribonuclease RuvC, encoding MEKRILGIDPGLATLGFGAISCQTTQISKLGKTEGSLGVPKRSSQSPIQATPEPLQLIDFGIIQTPAKTDYGSRLCTIYEDLHTLLEHCQPDLVAIEKLFFYRMSTTISVAQARGVVVLVTAQHGVPMVEFTPGQIKQAMTGYGNADKYDVQQAVMRELNLDTIPKPDDLADALAVALTAWFHMS
- a CDS encoding gluconeogenesis factor YvcK family protein, whose protein sequence is MSSISLFKRALRTLQNESRGRIPQRVNRWFKWLAPGLLVKRWILLSAGGVVLTSLGLAIWVKLTPVFYIIKFTAQVLEKITTIIPNHVSGPIALILGLLFIFWGQTRTVGSITEVLKPDHDRKLIDVLMDHRRLNRGPKIVVIGGGTGLSSLLRGLKVYSANITAIVTVADDGGSSGRLRREIGVLPPGDIRHCLTALADQEKLLTELFEYRFRAGSGLVGHSFGNLFLTAMSDITGDLEQAVAASSQVLAVRGRVLPATLTDVSLWAELADGRRIEGESNITEARGVIKKIGCTPEHPPALPAALKAIQQADYIIIGPGSLYTSIIPNLLVPEITDAIAARLIPRIYVCNIMTQPGETDGYSVSDHIKTIDEACGKRLFNAVLVNRKYPSAGSLIKYAQVKSHPVFLDREETSKLGRRIVVTNVMYEDEETHLVRHNSERLARVLLRWYSRAHA
- the tsaE gene encoding tRNA (adenosine(37)-N6)-threonylcarbamoyltransferase complex ATPase subunit type 1 TsaE, encoding MTKIFLADAKATRSLGVELGKSLPASSIILLEGDLGAGKTTLVQGIGEGLGITDAIVSPTFTLINEYTEGRIPLYHLDLYRLSTSEVESLNPEHYWEAIEVAPGIVAIEWAERLHYLPPSYLHLRLTYSHDGGRQAQFTCNGKFDLTWLLDRLSGCSPLASSVE
- a CDS encoding dihydroorotase, yielding MLSDFCLFIRHARILLPSGEFLLGDIHTCGRRIVQVAPDIPVPTDVTAYKEIDATGLTLLPGVIDPQVHFREPGLEHKEDLFTASCACAKGGVTSFLEMPNTRPPTTTQAPLDDKLKRAADKCLVNYGFFIGATPANQPDLHNAQPTCGIKIFMGSAHGALLVDHEAVIEPIFAEGFSEGSRKYNRLIAVHAEDQARINQRRKEFAGITDPAVHSKIQDNQAALNATKLALKLSKKYQRRLHILHLSTAEEAELLREDKPSWVTAEVTPQHLLLNTDAYAEIGTLAQMNPPLRSHHDNEVLWQALLDGVIDFIATDHAPHTLEEKAKGYPHTPSGMPGVETSLPLMLTQAIEGRCSVPQVSHWMSTAVAKAYGIPNKGAIAPGYDADLVLVDLETYHPVLREELLSKCGWSPFEGWNLTGWPVMTIVGGQVVYDRGKLNTDVRGEALTFTS
- the lepB gene encoding signal peptidase I; translated protein: MSRVPDKRPEKKPTQPSKDNAWVEGIKTITLSAVLAFGIRTFVAEARYIPSGSMLPTLQINDRLIIDKLSYRFFQDPQRGEIVVFAPTERLKEQNFKDAFIKRVIGLPGDKVLVKNGRVYINDQEIEEKYIEEAPQYDFGPATVPADQYLVLGDNRNNSYDSHHWGFVPRDKIIGRAVVRFWPLNRMGKLKPNPSYPEGLNQPTGL
- a CDS encoding dihydroorotase, with amino-acid sequence MNSKLLQQVRVLDPVSGIDQVADVLITDEVITAVESQIKEISGDTVVQDCQGHILGPGLVDLYSHSGAPGHEQRETWSSLLAAAANGGFTRLAILPDTNPPLDNAAVLAQRQELQNSPYLTLPPSSPQLYHWGAFTIGLQGQQMTELAELALGGVVGFTDEGPLCNLGLVRRLLEYLQPLGKPVALWACDPKLANGGVMREGIQSIGLGLPGNPAIAESSAIAALLEVVATTGTPVHLMRISTSRAVQLIESAKAAGLPVTASTTWMHLLLNTEDLCSYNSNLRLEPPLGNPVDQAALIRGVREGIIDAIAIDHAPYTYEEKTVAFAEAPPGVIGLELVLPLLWHTLVETGDWSALELWKSLSTNPAICLQQDPPSTAPGQSAELVLFNPQSPWIVHQKNLKSLSSNTPWLGQELIGRVVQTWCPENRKKYEL